A stretch of the Planktothricoides raciborskii GIHE-MW2 genome encodes the following:
- a CDS encoding CHAT domain-containing protein gives MNYQNQAKIKLISGVIIASTTLTIPVNAQPITPAADGTGTIVNQQDNIINITGGQTSSNGANLFHSFDQFGVNTGQTANFQSSPEINNILGRVVGGNASIINGILQVTGGNSNLFLMNPAGILFGPNASLNVPADFTATTATSIGFGNNNWFQSIGDNNWANLVGNPIDFSFDLAQPGWVVNFGDLTLNSGQNLTLLGGGILNSGNLNVPGGNISIAAVPGESIVRISQPGNILSLDIATPGLNQGVINPLSLPELLTGGSQILDATQVQHNADGTITLTSSAVTIDPNTDTGLVLPAGEINVAAETGGQVNIFGEKIALIGTEINANGINNGGTVLIGGDYQGNGIVPNASQTFVDRNSSISANSQDQGNGGRVIVWADGINQFSGNITATGGVNSGNGGFVEISGKDTLIFRGNVDVSASQGIPGTILFDPKNITIANSGSDILAANDNFNENPSATVTFDADDITGLSGEVILEANNDIAVSEDIVTGSVSSLEMRAGRSINVNANIDTSGSNGNIILKGNNDSANVAQRDAGAANINMASGTTLNAGQGNVEISLGQLGQVGNITLDQVQGGLVNVNANGGNITQVNNDSLINASAVQLQTVGAGGIGLETEPLRLEANNLEATAGSGGAFFNVPNGDVTIGGVTDELTGMSITDGGDFRLEAVGNITVNEGISTATNSGNSGSITLASSQGGIAASYAVLDTHSVAGNAGFVTLNAFGDIQGYEISSYSQSSGRGGDISVTSENGGIYVNLLGSASVEGDGGLITLDAFGDIQGYEISSYSQSSGRGGDISVTSENGGIDVVLFYSLSLAGDGGTVTLNAEGNIQAESIYSYSEGNGEGGDISITSYSGGIGTNSLWINSSSVGGNGGSVILDALDGIQAEWILSAVGDIGQGGDISLTSQNGAIDVSLLESYSIAGDGGSVLLNAFENIQADSIYSSSYGSGQGGEVSLTSENGGISSNWVESYSEAGDGGAVTLNAENNIQTSWILSNSEGSGAGGDISLTSENGGISANWFDAYSVAGNGGNVTLNAFGNIQSFDISSYSEGSGKGGDISLTSQNGGIDVSLSDLNSYSVAGDGGSVTLNAAEDIQVYTISSSSDGSGAGGDISLTSENGGINTNKLDSSSLTGDGGAVTLNALGNIQTNIISSEGDNSGGNIQLSSGNSIYNSLMSSSSPNGTGGDITLTAGNAIATGNVISAGFEQGGNIALTTNFGDIDTSAGTLNAQAISENGVNGNITIAAHIGNITIGELNGPQNISINDGGTDNIWENNPSVSATADADNINSQTGQISIQAHNDINVNEAIVANSIESLALAAGRNININANIDTSGNNGNITLEANHNGADLNHRQPGTGNITMAPGTSLNSGSGNILLQLGTLAEVGNITLANLNTSGTVTVISPGGNIFSADRNSLITANGGTFQTYGSGGIGTATDPINITLNNLEASAGSGGAYFHSPNGAVTVGGASNNLSGISTSGGGAVSLTAAGNITVNEDISTLVSSGNAGNITLTSEDGAIHATGNLSSYTSQGNGGVVTMTAAGNITANDIQSFGSGGDGGAVTMTAEGEITVTGGIDSTGLVGDGGDVTMTAEGDIAIDGRIWTDAAFDGGSITLTSNTGEITTDLLWAKSFNGNAGAIAVTAAEDIRVRAIESQGNTRGGDITVTSNHGAVNTSEGQISAIAWQGQAGSVSLTAESSIQTAGIASFGGTGGGDITLTSDTGFIDTTQGRLDAYSSYGNGGSVVLRSPGEIRTSDIFASSGFEPTNILLPPSSEEIPDSTGNAGDITLESTNSAINTSAGILNSRSVGGSAGHINLNASSDIRTGFVVSSAGSAASSQGGDITITSHNGAINTTVGDLSAEAQIDPTDDVSVLETASIFENNSANLSAYSRGGTGGNVSLSAPGDITTSHISAFGPQGTGNVDLTSNNGAINTGAILSFSQAGNAGNVTLEAANDINTSHISAWGNQQGGNIAIESGGNFDIGEATIHSFSQESNAGDVQITTSGNTTLGGDTNRHGIRSAGQTEGGDITIRSYGNIDTTAGDLETYSETGTGGDVYLHADSSVNTQNIRTFGPVESGDITIISGDSSVNTASLETIAPNGTSGDININSFGTSGNIQTANLTSAGEDGSGNITVVAEDGSVITKNITSQATQGDSGDITVDGQDDVITGDITSQAGENSGDISVSSQEGSTTTGNVATVAQNGNSGDVTVTAQNDVATGNITSQAGQNSGNISVNSNAGSATTGNIATVAQNGNSGDVAVNAQNDVATGNITSQAGQNSGNILVSSNAGSATTGNIATVAQNGNSGDVTVTAQNDVATGNITSQAGQNSGNILVNSNAGSVTTGNIATVAENGNSGNIAVRANNDIYTLNISSIAAIDSGDISVTSDTGNINTANLETVAETGNSGDVDLTANQDINTGDISSIGGTNSGDISATSTEGAISTGDIETSAETGIAGDVTLNAQDDINTGSITSTGAISSGDITVNSAEGVVNTGEIYTDTGEINIHQGGLNSENTNSGLTNSISQDNLSLNPVFNPENHQNINDSDSEINLPQNLDNLQVFTSNILETSIEDRISTIEESRTSEFADFLGSSAENQVITTASAREILGSMAEQTGTQPAVVYVTAYDDQLELILFTADGSPIRAAVPEANRQALTKQVQEFRNEITDPRQRRSNSYLASAQQLYQWLIAPIEPQLQAAEIDTILFSMDAGLRGLPIAALYDGEQFLVEKYSLSLIPSVSLMDAHYQPLQGKKVLAMGADTFPDVDPLPGVSLELNLITQNLWRGTQLFNQDFTRENLQQEREHHGYEIVHLATHADFTPGENSQTYIYFWNDKLPLDDLRDLGLNNPATELLVLSACRTAVGDEMAELGFAGLAVRTGVKSALASLWYVSDEGTLGLMTEFYQFLHSAPIKAEALRQAQVAMIHNQVQVEGNELRGSKAFDENTLPPELVRLQNMNLSHPYFWSGFTMIGSPW, from the coding sequence ATGAACTACCAAAATCAAGCCAAAATCAAGCTAATCTCAGGGGTTATTATTGCTTCCACAACCCTGACCATTCCGGTGAATGCCCAACCCATCACCCCCGCAGCCGATGGCACCGGCACCATAGTTAATCAACAAGATAATATCATCAATATTACTGGCGGTCAAACCTCATCAAATGGAGCAAACTTATTTCATAGTTTTGACCAATTTGGGGTTAATACTGGGCAAACTGCCAACTTTCAATCATCCCCAGAAATCAACAACATTTTAGGGCGAGTAGTCGGCGGTAATGCCTCCATAATTAATGGCATATTGCAAGTCACAGGCGGCAATTCTAACTTATTCTTAATGAACCCAGCGGGAATTCTCTTTGGGCCAAATGCCAGCCTAAATGTACCCGCAGATTTTACCGCTACCACCGCCACATCTATTGGCTTTGGCAATAACAATTGGTTCCAATCTATTGGCGACAATAACTGGGCAAACCTAGTCGGCAATCCCATTGATTTTAGCTTTGATTTAGCCCAACCAGGATGGGTAGTTAACTTTGGCGACTTAACCTTAAATTCCGGGCAAAATTTAACCTTATTAGGTGGCGGCATTCTCAACAGTGGAAATCTCAACGTTCCCGGAGGAAATATTAGTATTGCTGCCGTCCCTGGGGAAAGCATCGTTAGAATTAGTCAACCGGGGAATATCCTAAGTTTAGATATCGCCACACCGGGATTAAATCAAGGAGTGATTAATCCTTTATCTCTACCAGAACTATTGACCGGAGGCAGTCAAATTCTTGACGCCACTCAAGTGCAACATAATGCTGATGGCACCATTACTTTAACCAGTTCAGCAGTCACCATAGACCCGAATACTGATACCGGGTTAGTGTTACCTGCTGGTGAAATAAATGTAGCAGCAGAAACCGGCGGTCAGGTCAATATTTTCGGCGAAAAAATAGCATTAATCGGCACAGAGATTAACGCCAATGGCATCAATAATGGCGGCACAGTATTAATCGGTGGAGACTACCAAGGCAACGGCATAGTCCCCAATGCCTCACAAACTTTTGTAGACAGAAACTCCTCAATTTCCGCCAACAGTCAAGACCAAGGAAATGGCGGTCGAGTAATAGTTTGGGCTGACGGAATTAACCAATTTAGTGGCAATATTACCGCTACAGGTGGGGTAAATAGTGGCAATGGCGGATTTGTAGAAATATCTGGAAAAGATACTTTAATATTCCGGGGAAATGTGGATGTCAGTGCCAGTCAAGGAATTCCTGGAACTATCCTCTTCGATCCAAAAAATATCACCATTGCTAATAGTGGTTCAGATATTTTAGCCGCCAATGATAATTTTAATGAAAATCCCTCGGCAACAGTCACCTTTGATGCGGATGATATCACCGGGTTAAGTGGTGAGGTGATTCTGGAAGCTAACAACGATATTGCGGTCAGTGAAGATATCGTTACTGGGTCGGTTTCCAGTTTAGAAATGCGGGCTGGACGGAGTATTAATGTCAACGCAAATATTGACACATCTGGCAGTAATGGCAATATTATTTTAAAAGGCAATAATGATAGCGCTAATGTGGCTCAACGGGATGCCGGTGCAGCCAATATCAATATGGCATCTGGCACAACGTTGAATGCTGGACAAGGTAATGTTGAAATAAGTTTAGGTCAATTGGGACAAGTGGGAAATATTACCCTTGACCAAGTGCAGGGCGGTCTAGTTAATGTCAATGCTAATGGCGGAAATATTACTCAGGTTAATAACGATTCTTTAATTAATGCCAGTGCGGTTCAACTGCAAACTGTAGGGGCAGGAGGTATTGGTTTAGAAACCGAACCTTTGCGTCTGGAAGCGAATAACTTAGAAGCAACGGCTGGCAGTGGTGGGGCATTTTTTAATGTGCCCAATGGCGATGTGACGATTGGCGGTGTGACTGATGAGTTAACCGGAATGTCTATCACTGATGGGGGAGATTTCAGACTGGAAGCGGTGGGAAATATTACGGTTAATGAGGGTATTTCTACTGCAACAAATTCTGGAAATTCGGGCAGTATTACCCTAGCAAGTAGTCAGGGAGGGATTGCCGCGAGTTATGCAGTCTTGGATACTCATTCCGTGGCAGGCAATGCCGGTTTTGTCACTTTAAATGCTTTCGGTGATATTCAAGGTTATGAAATTTCATCTTACTCCCAAAGTAGCGGTCGGGGAGGAGATATTTCTGTCACGAGCGAAAACGGTGGCATTTATGTTAACTTGCTGGGTTCTGCGTCGGTGGAAGGAGATGGAGGTTTGATTACCCTGGATGCTTTTGGAGATATTCAAGGTTATGAAATTTCATCTTACTCCCAAAGTAGCGGTCGGGGAGGAGATATTTCTGTCACGAGCGAAAACGGTGGCATTGATGTTGTTTTGTTCTACTCTTTATCTTTGGCAGGAGATGGGGGTACTGTCACTCTGAATGCTGAAGGTAATATTCAGGCAGAGTCGATTTACTCTTATTCTGAGGGTAACGGTGAAGGAGGAGATATTTCTATTACCAGCTACAGTGGTGGAATTGGGACTAATTCTTTGTGGATTAATTCTTCTTCTGTTGGCGGAAATGGAGGTTCTGTTATTCTGGATGCATTGGATGGTATTCAAGCAGAATGGATTTTATCTGCTGTTGGTGATATTGGTCAAGGGGGAGATATTTCTCTGACCAGCCAAAATGGTGCCATTGATGTTAGTTTGCTCGAATCTTATTCGATCGCAGGAGATGGTGGTTCTGTACTCCTGAATGCCTTTGAAAATATTCAGGCAGATTCGATTTATTCTTCTTCCTATGGGAGTGGTCAAGGGGGAGAAGTTTCTCTGACTAGCGAAAACGGTGGTATTAGTAGTAACTGGGTTGAATCTTATTCTGAGGCAGGAGACGGAGGTGCCGTGACTCTGAATGCTGAAAACAATATTCAGACAAGTTGGATTTTATCTAATTCCGAGGGAAGTGGTGCCGGGGGTGATATTTCTCTGACTAGCGAAAACGGTGGTATTAGTGCTAATTGGTTTGACGCTTATTCTGTAGCTGGAAATGGGGGTAATGTCACCCTAAATGCTTTCGGTAATATTCAGTCTTTTGATATTTCTTCTTATTCCGAGGGTAGTGGTAAAGGAGGAGATATTTCTTTGACTAGCCAAAACGGTGGGATAGATGTTTCCTTGTCCGATCTAAATTCTTATTCTGTGGCCGGAGATGGGGGATCTGTGACTCTAAATGCCGCTGAAGATATTCAGGTATATACTATTTCATCTAGTTCCGATGGTAGCGGTGCAGGGGGAGATATTTCTCTGACTAGCGAAAACGGTGGCATTAATACTAATAAGCTTGACTCTTCTTCTTTGACAGGAGATGGGGGTGCGGTGACTTTAAATGCTCTGGGGAATATTCAGACAAATATTATTTCATCTGAAGGCGATAACTCGGGAGGCAATATTCAGTTAAGTAGTGGCAATAGTATTTATAACTCACTGATGAGTAGCTCTTCACCCAATGGTACGGGGGGCGATATTACTCTAACCGCAGGAAATGCGATCGCCACTGGAAACGTCATCTCTGCTGGTTTTGAACAAGGTGGCAACATTGCTCTTACCACTAATTTCGGCGATATTGACACCAGTGCCGGGACTCTTAACGCTCAGGCTATATCGGAAAATGGCGTAAATGGAAATATTACGATCGCCGCTCATATTGGCAACATTACCATTGGCGAATTGAACGGCCCACAAAATATCTCAATTAATGATGGGGGAACTGACAATATCTGGGAGAATAACCCATCCGTGTCGGCCACCGCTGATGCCGATAATATAAATAGTCAAACGGGTCAAATATCCATTCAAGCCCATAACGACATTAATGTTAATGAAGCGATCGTCGCCAACTCCATTGAATCTTTAGCATTAGCCGCAGGGCGCAATATTAATATTAATGCCAACATCGACACCTCTGGCAACAACGGTAATATTACCCTGGAAGCCAACCACAATGGAGCAGACTTGAATCATCGCCAACCTGGAACCGGCAATATCACAATGGCTCCCGGCACCAGCCTCAACTCCGGCAGTGGCAATATCCTGCTGCAACTGGGCACCTTAGCTGAAGTCGGCAACATCACTCTGGCAAATCTCAACACCAGCGGCACCGTCACCGTAATCAGTCCCGGAGGCAATATTTTCTCCGCCGATCGGAATTCGCTAATTACTGCCAATGGGGGAACTTTCCAAACTTATGGCAGTGGGGGAATAGGCACTGCGACCGACCCAATTAACATTACCCTAAATAACTTAGAAGCATCCGCTGGCAGTGGTGGGGCATATTTCCACTCGCCTAATGGGGCTGTCACCGTGGGGGGTGCCAGTAATAACCTCTCCGGGATTTCTACATCTGGGGGCGGCGCCGTCTCCCTGACTGCCGCCGGAAATATTACCGTTAACGAAGATATTTCCACCTTGGTAAGTTCCGGCAATGCGGGCAATATTACCCTGACCAGTGAGGATGGTGCTATTCATGCCACGGGAAATCTTAGTTCTTATACAAGTCAAGGAAATGGTGGTGTTGTCACCATGACCGCAGCGGGCAATATTACTGCAAATGATATTCAGTCGTTTGGCTCCGGTGGTGACGGAGGGGCTGTCACCATGACCGCTGAAGGAGAAATTACGGTGACAGGTGGTATTGACTCCACTGGTTTGGTCGGAGATGGCGGTGATGTCACCATGACCGCTGAGGGCGATATTGCCATTGATGGTCGGATCTGGACTGATGCCGCGTTTGATGGCGGCAGCATTACCCTCACCAGCAACACAGGAGAGATTACCACTGATTTACTCTGGGCTAAGTCTTTCAATGGTAATGCCGGTGCGATCGCCGTCACTGCGGCTGAGGATATTCGGGTACGTGCCATTGAATCACAGGGTAATACGCGAGGTGGCGATATCACTGTCACCAGCAATCACGGTGCCGTTAATACTTCTGAAGGACAAATCAGTGCGATCGCTTGGCAAGGACAGGCAGGTTCGGTAAGCTTAACTGCCGAAAGCAGCATTCAAACAGCGGGGATTGCATCCTTTGGTGGCACTGGTGGCGGTGATATCACTTTAACCAGCGATACTGGTTTCATCGATACCACCCAGGGGCGTTTAGACGCTTATTCTTCCTATGGGAATGGCGGGTCTGTAGTCTTGCGAAGTCCCGGTGAAATTCGGACGAGTGATATTTTTGCTTCGTCGGGTTTTGAGCCTACGAATATTCTCCTACCGCCAAGTTCAGAAGAAATTCCCGACAGCACAGGCAATGCTGGTGATATCACCCTAGAAAGCACCAATAGCGCCATTAATACCAGCGCCGGGATTTTAAACTCTCGGTCTGTTGGCGGCAGTGCCGGTCATATTAATTTAAATGCCAGTAGCGACATTCGCACGGGTTTTGTGGTTTCCTCTGCTGGTTCTGCGGCATCCTCTCAGGGCGGAGATATCACCATCACCAGCCATAATGGGGCCATTAATACCACCGTTGGCGATTTGTCGGCAGAAGCCCAAATCGATCCCACTGACGATGTATCTGTATTAGAAACTGCATCAATATTTGAGAACAATTCGGCTAATTTATCCGCCTATTCTCGCGGGGGGACGGGTGGCAACGTCAGCCTTTCTGCCCCTGGAGATATTACCACCTCTCATATCAGTGCCTTTGGACCCCAAGGAACGGGGAATGTTGACCTGACTAGCAACAATGGCGCGATTAATACCGGGGCAATCTTGTCATTTTCCCAAGCGGGAAATGCGGGGAACGTCACCCTAGAAGCTGCCAATGATATCAATACCTCTCATATCAGTGCTTGGGGAAATCAACAAGGGGGAAATATCGCCATAGAATCCGGTGGCAACTTCGATATTGGTGAAGCAACCATTCACTCTTTTTCTCAAGAAAGTAATGCCGGTGACGTGCAAATTACCACCAGTGGCAATACCACTTTGGGCGGCGATACCAACCGCCATGGCATCCGGTCTGCGGGACAAACAGAAGGGGGCGATATTACCATTCGCAGTTATGGCAATATTGACACCACTGCCGGAGATTTAGAAACCTATTCAGAAACCGGAACAGGTGGCGATGTTTACCTGCACGCAGATAGTAGCGTCAATACCCAAAATATCCGCACATTCGGCCCGGTTGAAAGTGGGGATATTACCATTATTAGTGGTGACAGTAGCGTTAATACTGCTTCCCTAGAAACCATCGCCCCCAATGGCACCAGTGGTGATATTAATATCAACAGTTTTGGCACTTCTGGAAATATCCAAACCGCCAATCTTACTTCGGCTGGTGAAGATGGTTCGGGAAATATTACCGTAGTCGCTGAAGACGGTTCCGTGATTACGAAAAATATTACTTCTCAGGCTACACAAGGAGATTCTGGTGATATTACGGTTGATGGTCAAGATGATGTTATAACTGGTGATATTACCTCCCAAGCCGGTGAAAATAGTGGCGATATTTCCGTAAGTAGCCAAGAAGGTTCTACCACTACTGGGAATGTGGCAACCGTTGCCCAAAATGGCAATAGTGGCGATGTGACTGTAACAGCCCAAAATGATGTTGCTACCGGAAATATTACCTCCCAAGCAGGCCAAAATAGTGGTAATATTTCGGTCAACAGTAATGCCGGTTCTGCTACTACTGGGAATATTGCTACAGTTGCCCAAAATGGCAATAGTGGCGATGTCGCGGTGAATGCCCAAAATGATGTTGCTACCGGAAATATTACCTCCCAAGCAGGCCAAAATAGTGGTAATATTTTAGTCAGTAGTAACGCTGGTTCTGCTACTACTGGTAATATTGCTACAGTTGCCCAAAATGGCAATAGTGGCGATGTGACTGTAACAGCCCAAAATGATGTTGCTACCGGAAATATTACCTCCCAAGCAGGCCAAAATAGTGGTAATATTTTAGTCAACAGTAATGCCGGTTCTGTTACTACTGGGAATATTGCTACAGTTGCAGAAAATGGCAATAGTGGCAATATTGCTGTGCGGGCAAATAACGATATTTACACTCTAAATATTAGCTCGATCGCAGCCATAGATAGTGGCGATATTTCTGTCACCAGCGATACGGGAAATATTAATACAGCCAACCTGGAAACTGTGGCAGAAACCGGCAACTCTGGTGATGTGGATTTGACAGCAAATCAAGATATTAATACTGGAGATATTAGTTCCATAGGCGGTACTAATAGCGGGGATATTTCTGCTACTAGCACTGAAGGGGCAATTTCTACGGGAGATATTGAAACCAGCGCCGAAACCGGAATTGCCGGGGATGTTACTCTCAATGCACAAGACGATATTAATACTGGTTCAATTACTTCTACTGGGGCAATTTCTAGTGGGGATATTACCGTAAATAGCGCCGAAGGAGTTGTGAATACGGGAGAAATTTACACGGACACTGGGGAAATCAATATTCATCAAGGGGGATTAAATTCTGAAAATACCAATTCAGGATTAACTAATTCTATTTCCCAAGATAACCTAAGTCTTAATCCGGTATTTAATCCAGAAAATCACCAGAATATTAATGATAGTGATTCAGAAATTAACTTACCACAAAACCTAGACAATCTGCAAGTATTCACTAGCAATATTCTGGAAACTTCCATCGAAGATCGCATCTCAACCATAGAAGAAAGTCGCACCAGTGAATTTGCTGATTTTTTGGGCAGTTCTGCCGAAAATCAGGTGATTACCACTGCTTCAGCGCGAGAAATTTTAGGCAGCATGGCCGAGCAAACGGGCACCCAGCCTGCGGTAGTTTATGTCACCGCTTATGACGACCAATTAGAACTGATATTATTCACCGCTGATGGGTCGCCAATTCGGGCAGCGGTTCCCGAAGCAAATCGTCAAGCTTTAACCAAACAAGTGCAAGAGTTTCGCAATGAAATTACCGATCCGCGTCAACGGCGTAGCAACAGTTATTTAGCTTCAGCCCAACAACTTTATCAGTGGCTAATTGCCCCCATTGAACCCCAATTACAAGCAGCAGAAATTGATACTATATTATTTAGTATGGATGCCGGTTTGCGGGGTTTACCCATTGCTGCTTTATATGATGGTGAACAGTTTTTGGTAGAAAAATATAGCCTGAGTTTGATTCCTTCAGTTAGCTTGATGGATGCTCATTATCAACCACTGCAAGGCAAAAAAGTTTTGGCAATGGGGGCGGATACCTTCCCGGATGTAGATCCTTTACCTGGAGTATCTTTGGAGTTGAATTTAATTACCCAGAATCTTTGGCGAGGAACTCAGTTGTTCAATCAGGATTTTACGCGAGAAAATTTGCAGCAAGAACGAGAACATCATGGCTATGAGATTGTCCATTTAGCCACTCATGCTGATTTTACCCCAGGGGAAAATAGCCAAACATACATTTATTTCTGGAATGATAAGTTGCCCTTAGACGATTTGCGCGATTTGGGGCTAAATAATCCCGCTACTGAGTTGCTGGTTTTGTCCGCTTGTCGCACCGCAGTGGGTGATGAAATGGCGGAGTTAGGATTTGCTGGGTTGGCGGTTCGTACCGGGGTAAAATCTGCTTTGGCTTCTCTTTGGTATGTGAGTGATGAAGGGACTTTGGGCTTAATGACCGAGTTTTATCAGTTTCTTCATTCTGCCCCAATTAAGGCTGAGGCTTTGCGTCAAGCACAAGTGGCAATGATTCATAATCAAGTGCAAGTGGAAGGCAATGAATTGCGCGGTTCTAAGGCTTTTGATGAGAATACTTTGCCCCCAGAGTTGGTGCGGTTACAAAATATGAATTTGTCCCATCCTTATTTTTGGTCTGGGTTTACGATGATTGGTTCTCCGTGGTAG